A single Oncorhynchus nerka isolate Pitt River linkage group LG10, Oner_Uvic_2.0, whole genome shotgun sequence DNA region contains:
- the LOC115136213 gene encoding heat shock 70 kDa protein 4-like has product MSVVGIDVGFQSCYVAVARAGGIETVANEYSDRSTPACVSFGPRNRSVGAAAKGQVVTNCKNTVQGFKRFHGRAFLDPYVQSAKSGLVYDLAQMPSGMTGIKVMYMEEEKVFSIEQVTAMLLTKLKETAETAMKKPVADCVISVPSFYTDAERRSVIDAAQIAGLNCLRLMNETTAVTLAYGIYKQDLPAPEEKPRNVVFVDLGHSGYQVSVCAFNKGKLKMLASAFDAELGGKDFDEVLVNHFCEEFGKKYKLDVKTKPRALVRLYQECEKLKKLMSANSSDLPLNIECFMNDIDVTGKLNRGHFEEMCAGLLAKVEAPLHSVMEQAKLKKEDIYAVEIVGGASRIPAVKERVSKFFGKELSTTLNADEAVARGCALQCAILSPAFKVREFSITDVVHYPISLKWNSAAEEGLSDCEVFPRNHAAPFSKVLTFYRREPFSLEAYYNNPKELPYPDPTIGQFIVQKVVPQANGESSKVKVKVRVNVHGVFSVSSASLVELLKPNEGEEPMETDPAGKEEESKMQTEQDDQKAKGDGQKDDADKKSETEEMETSEDGKQEKNHAPSAKKPKVKTKTVELPIENSLHWQLTNDLVNLFMENEGKMIMQDKLEKERNDAKNNVEEYVYEMRDKLHGVLEKFVSESDRDTFALRLEDTENWLYDDGEDQQKQVYIDKLAELKKLGQPVQERYIEAEERPKAFDELGRHIQQYMKIVEAYKTKEEQYEHLDELEMLKVDKQVNDAMIWMNSKMNAQSKQNFTQEPAVKVQEIQAKTKELYSACNPIVSKPKPKVEIPKDEKEEQNGPINGQEDTDAQPGSPEKGAAGSTVAPESAEGNKLPEMDID; this is encoded by the exons ATGTCAGTGGTGGGAATTGATGTGGGCTTTCAAAGCTGTTATGTTGCTGTAGCTCGAGCCGGAGGAATTGAGACCGTGGCTAACGAATACAGCGACCGAAGTACACC AGCATGCGTGTCCTTTGGACCACGGAATCGTTCAGTAGGCGCGGCAGCGAAAGGCCAG GTTGTAACAAATTGTAAGAACACTGTTCAAGGGTTCAAGAGATTCCATGGCAGGGCATTCTTAGACCCCTACGTCCAGTCAGCAAAATCTGGCTTGGTTTACGACCTGGCCCAGATGCCTTCTGGGATGACCGGCATCAAG GTGAtgtacatggaggaggagaaAGTCTTCAGCATTGAACAAGTCACTGCCATGCTGCTGACCAAACTGAAGGAGACTGCTGAGACGGCAATGAAGAAACCTGTGGCTGACTGTGTCATCTCT GTCCCCAGCTTCTACACTGATGCAGAGAGGAGGTCTGTCATAGATGCAGCTCAGATTGCAGGGCTCAACTGCCTACGACTCATGAATGAGACCACTGCAG TTACACTGGCATATGGGATCTATAAACAGGATCTACCTGCCCCTGAGGAAAAACCAAGAAATGTGGTATTTGTAGATTTGGGCCACTCTGGTTATCAGGTCTCTGTCTGTGCATTCAACAAAGGAAAGCTCAAG ATGCTAGCTTCTGCGTTTGATGCAGAATTGGGTGGCAAAGACTTTGACGAGGTGTTGGTGAACCATTTCTGTGAAGAGTTTGGCAAGAAGTACAAGCTGGATGTGAAGACCAAGCCCAGAGCCCTGGTTCGTCTCTACCAGGAGTGTGAGAAGCTCAAGAAGCTGATGAGCGCCAACTCCTCTGATCTGCCACTCAACATCGAGTGCTTCATGAATGACATCGACGTGACTGGGAAACTCAACAG AGGCCACTTTGAGGAGATGTGTGCAGGGCTTCTGGCCAAAGTGGAAGCTCCCCTGCACAGCGTCATGGAACAAGCCA AGCTGAAGAAGGAAGATATCTACGCTGTGGAAATTGTGGGCGGGGCCTCCAGGATCCCTGCCGTCAAAGAAAGGGTCAGCAAATTCTTTGGAAAAGAGCTGAGCACGACATTAAACGCAGACGAGGCTGTCGCAAGAGGATGTGCACTGCAG TGTGCAATCCTGTCCCCTGCCTTCAAAGTCAGAGAGTTTTCCATCACGGATGTCGTCCACTATCCCATATCCTTGAAGTGGAACTCTGCCGCCGAGGAGGGGTTAAG TGATTGCGAGGTATTCCCAAGGAACCATGCTGCACCCTTCTCCAAAGTGTTGACATTCTACCGGAGAGAGCCCTTCTCCTTGGAGGCGTACTACAACAACCCCAAAGAGCTGCCGTACCCGGACCCCACAATAG GTCAGTTCATCGTCCAGAAAGTGGTTCCCCAGGCAAATGGTGAGAGTTCAAAGGTCAAGGTGAAGGTCAGGGTGAATGTCCACGGGGTCTTCAGCGTGTCCAGTGCCTCTCTAGTAGAGCTCCTGAAACCTAATGAGGGAGAGGAGCCAATGGAGACAGACCCAGCCGGGAAGGAAGAGGAG AGTAAGATGCAGACTGAACAAGATGACCAAAAAGCCAAAGGTGATGGACAAAAAGACGACGCTGACAAGAAGTCAGAGACTGAGGAAATGgag ACATCGGAGGATGGAAAACAGGAGAAGAATCACGCTCCATCGGCAAAGAAACCCAAAGTGAAAACGAAGACTGTTGAACTCCCAATCGAAAACAGCCTGCACTGGCAACTAACCAATGACCTGGTCAATCTGTTCATGGAGAATGAG GGTAAGATGATTATGCAGGACAagctggagaaggagagaaacgaTGCCAAGAACAATGTAGAGGAGTATGTCTATGAGATGAGGGACAAACTGCACGGAGTGTTGGAGAAGTTTGTCAGTGAATCT GACCGAGACACCTTTGCATTAAGACTTGAGGACACAGAGAACTGGTTGTATGATGACGGCGAGGACCAACAGAAACAAGTGTACATCGACAAACTGGCTGAATTAAAG AAACTTGGGCAGCCCGTCCAGGAAAGATACATCGAGGCTGAGGAGAGACCAAAAGCATTTGATGAACTCGGAAGGCATATCCAACAGTACATGAAGATTGTAGAAGCTTACAAAACAAAG GAGGAGCAGTATGAGCATTTGGACGAGTTGGAGATGTTGAAGGTGGATAAGCAGGTGAACGACGCCATGATTTGGATGAACAGCAAAATGAATGCGCAGAGCAAACAGAATTTTACCCAGGAGCCTGCCGTCAAAGTCCAGGAGATTCAGGCGAAAACAAAG GAGCTTTACTCAGCTTGCAACCCTATCGTCTCAAAACCCAAGCCCAAAGTGGAGATCCCCAAGGATGAGAAGGAAGAGCAGAATGGACCTATTAATGGACAGGAGGACACAGATGCCCAGCCAGGCAGCCCAGAGAAGGGTGCAGCAGGGAGCACGGTGGCTCCTGAATCTGCAGAGGGCAACAAACTGCCTGAGATGGACATTGACTAA